The following DNA comes from Solea solea chromosome 6, fSolSol10.1, whole genome shotgun sequence.
CAAGGGCGTCcgcaaaatgaaacaaatcgAAGAGCTGGTCTACCTTGAAATGCTGCTGGATTTTGGTAAAGTGAAGGTAAGAATTGTTTATGTCGTTCCTAAAGTTCCTAATGCACTCAGATGTAGACGGCAGTTCACTCGTAACAGACTACCCTTCGTCACGCAGTCCGTTCCTTTGGTTGTAAGTGAGCGTTTCCTGGTGCATCAAGGTCCCGTGAGACAGCTGACCTTGGAGGGCACTTACAACTCCAGGCCATCATTCGTCAGTGTCTACCTCCACCTCTTCAATGACCTGCTCATCATCTCTCTTAAAAGGTATTTGATAGGGatttttgtgtccgatatcaAAAACTCGACTATCTACCGATATCAGTGCgacacagtcattttagaccatttatgaagctgttgacacatttgtgtcgagtcatttcaaagacatttctccaactgtgtaacaaatattattctcccaaaaagaacagcccaaacatgactcggctaaaatgttttttagctttcggattctacatttttttttatctgtctgatatcgATCCAGTGATTTGTGACCCGTATCGGACCGAAACTGACTGATACCGATTCGCATCCCTAGTATTTGAGATTGAAATATTCATGTATTACTTCTGACACACTGAAGGTTACGCATACACtaatcagattattattatttttttcctcatgttcaGGGATCAAAGGTTCATAGTCATGGATCACACCGTGTTCCCCACACACGTGCGCATTGAGCACCTGAAGACCGAAGTCCTGAGTTTACCCCCAGAATCCTTCCTGCTGCATCTCTTACACAGCCGCACAGGACATCCCACAGCCATGATACTCgtgacaaacacaaagtgagAGCAAACTCATTTAATATCATCTTCATGCCGACTAATAAATCTCCGTCAGAATCATATCATCTGTGACAActtctacttttttttgttgttgtactgcAGGGCAGATAAAGAGACATGGATGAAGCTGCTGTCAAGTACACAGTGATggaacatgagactttagatgccacgcttttttttttctttttttttttacttgcacACTTCCAGTTGTGGTAATTGACACTAACGTTGTTCACCGTTGAGCTTTATCTGCACTGAATGTTCTAGACAAAGGAAATGTGACGGCACTGATGATTCAAATAAGCACTGAACTCTCCACACAGCAGACGCACATGAGGTGAAGGGaaacttttatactttttttttttttgctgttgctcGTATTTAATACCTGccttgtttttataaattacggaaaaataaaataatctgatcAAGCCAAACTTATACAGCACATGCCTCAATCCATGTCATGATAAATGGCTAACTGGGCATTTACAGTAAAATTAATCTGTTTTGACTGAGCAAATGCATTTTCAGATAAAGTAAAATTTTCTACAGCAGCtatagaggggggaaaaaatgaattCAGTGATTTACAAACACATGGGTATTAAATACAAGGACACAAATCACAAAGATTAGGAGAAAACATTGTAAATGTATGCAGAACTCAGGAAACTGAGCACCCTAAAAGACATGCACGGAGCAAAGGCAAAAAAGTGAGACAGTTCTACAGTGTTTGAGCCATTACTTTAAAGGCCCTTCACTTTTTACTGCTGTGAGATACTCATCATGCCCTGGTCAGGAGACCCAAAACTGGTGATTAGGGACGGAGAAGTCACAAATAAACCCTGATCCTGACCTTAAAACGGCCTTgaaacactttttctttccttttttttttttcctaccatGACTCAACTAAATCCCTTGGTAAAACCAGTGTAAAGTAAGTTTCTCAGACCTGCTGCTAAAGCAGTTCCTCAAAGGCAGACACTGAGGTGTTTGTACattgagtttttttctttctttttttttaactcttaagTATTCAGAGAAGAGTCTCCGTCTCCTGTGTGTGGATGCCTGTGGATCCCGCTGTGACGCAATCCTGATGCCACAGCTGCTCTGCCAGACAGTTGAGGACGGGAGCTACGTCACCCAGGCCGTCGCTGACCTCCCCTCCCACGCGCAGCAGCGGTAACCTCCACCTCTCCTGGAAGAGCTTCACGTCTCTCTCTGCCACGTCACAGTGCATGAAGAGATCAAATCTGAATAAAGCATTAAGGAAATTATAGCTTTAAACTTAATTTATATTAAACTAACTGTCAAAATCCTAACGATGACAAAGTCACAAAGAGGTTAATCATTCCTAgacactgggtcaggacccacagatttttgttttttccagcttttacataataaataaaataagtttaaaatcatttatCAATCTGGTTTACTGAAAATATTGTTACATGGCggtaaaaataatcacatttgcTTTTGTCAAAGTTTATACTGTGAATGTTGTTTAAAAGTCTGCTGTAACCCATTTCACATGCCAAATGCAGTAGTTTGTCAACAACtacataaatgttaaaatgcttCGAGTTTAAAGGGGCAAAATACAAAACTAAAAGACGACTGTGTCTTCATAACTGACAAGGAAAAGATGAAGAAACCCAGCATACAAATTCATAAGAGGATACTTGGTGCCAACCACCAGTTTGACCACTGGACTCACAGGTGGAACCATCCACTTGGCGATTTGATTGGACAGATCGTCAAAGGATGTCCTGTCGGTGaaggaaaacaggaaaaggACGGCGTCCACCTGCTCCTTACAAGACTGGGAGACAAGGCAGAGTGATTAGCAGATTGGCTATTTGTTCAATAATTATACAAAGTGCATAATTGTGCCTTTTCTGTTGCTCCCATGTTCAGTGCAGGAGTCATAATAATCGTGTGTTTTATACATACGGGAAGCAAATGGTCGAATCTACGTAAGGCGTTCTCTCCACAGTCCCACAGCTGTAGACGGAAGAAAAGCACTCTGCCGCTGTCTTTCAGCTTCACTGGCCAATACACCACTGATGTTTCAATCCctgcagaaacagaaaatatttgtgggataacatttgaaaaagagaaaaatatagGTCAAACTGACTAACAAGAGTAAACTGTTTCTGTCGACCTCAGTGGGAAACCGGGACCTACCTGTTGTTTCATAGTGCAAGTTAGGAATACTCAGACCAGCGAGACGAGCAGCAAGTGCAGTTTTCCCAACTCCACTTTTGCCAGAGATAAAAATCTTATAGTGAACTGTGTCCACAGCCACTTGTGGAGGCATCACTGGAGACTCCAACAGGCCTGTAAACAAAAACCCCCACCAGATTTTCAATTGTACATCCATGTTTTTCATACGCTGCCAACAAAGTGGTTAAACCAAATGAAAGTCTGCCCTCCAGCATGAAACTGCCATTGAGTTTCTGTGTAACAGATTAGTCTCTTTACTTTGAAGTGTTTCAAATGTTATTCCACATTTAAGACTATATGCCTTTTGGGTATTTTCCCATTAGGCCTATTTGTTTGATAGCATTTGTAGTTAATGGTGGTTGTCCCAACTTAAGTATTATAGAGGCATGAAAGGTGTAATTATGTGTAATTTTACctttcaaaatgtcaaacaagcAATAGcctgaaaaacaatatttctagAGCCTCATAAGATAACATATGACACCTAAATGTAATATTGACAAATTTAAATCTTAACATATGTTGGTAAACTACCAACAATTTCCCAGGAGATCAACTTAATAGACGAATATTCTGATAGTGATAGTGTAAATGTCTTCCAGCCATGTTTTGTGACTGATATCTTGAAGGATAACTAACTACTCTGAAAATTTGTTGCATAATCACGATGTGGCCAGAGGGGTGATGGTGACTCTGTGGTAGTTGGAAGGCCGAGAgttcgattcctggctctgctagtctacatgccgatgtgtccctgCTGGGCAAGACTCATTACCCCATGTTGCTCGTGAGTATACACCAAGAGTGGAGCACATACTCAGATTCTGTAATTTGTTATAAGTAAGACCACAGTGTACGAAAATGTCTTACTTAAGGTAAACAGCATTGcacctgatttaaaaaataataataaaaaaatacaattaatgatCATTTATTACATGGACtgatctgtttattttctcaacTGACAACACATTCATATGTCTAATAGTTTCGTAATCATGTTTTATCAGAGTAATTAAAAAGTAAAGCAGAAACCTGTCATATTTAAGAAGGCAGGACCATTAAATATTAAGACTAAAAAAAGGTAGGCCTGGCTTGTGCTTTGCTAAGATGCTGGATATATAAATTAGTTAAAGTTTCCTCCTAAAGGAAAATTTCTTCCACACACTTTGTTCTATGCAGTATCTTTTCCCTATAATTGCATTTTTTGGGTCTATTCAATCTTCATTCAGGTTGAATCATGTATGATTAGATGATAGTCAAATAGACAGTTCACTATTTTTTCCCCActgatacatttgttttttatatgcTTCTGatatgtttttcattgttttaacataACAATGACAAAAAGATCTCTTCTGTTCTATAAAAGTGAGAAGACACTGATCGAAATGTGAAGGGACTTTTTCTATCAgctaagacaaaaataaaatactcacCAGTACAAACCATAAGTCGATCCTCAGCTCTACTTGTATGTACTTTCAAATTGTTAAATCTttaacaaaacatatttattgatAATCTTTTCAAATGTTGTGTTAGTAAACGCATCATTTGTAATGCAGCTGTCAGATAACTGCAGTTGACTATAAACATTTACCATTGAAATGTAGTGGAAAAATTAGCATGAAAGCAAAAATATTCAGCTCAGACTTGTATTCAATTACAACACATACCGAAGTTTTTGCGCATTTTCTTGTGGAGAATCTTGTTGAAAAACTCTTTGCTCTCCTTACATCGATGCCAGTCACTTACTAGCACCGATCCTGGAGCGGGAGGACGAACATCTGCCATGTTGTTCgtgttgttgatgtttatgAAGCTAACCGAGTTAGCATCATATGTGTGTCATGTTCTTCCGGAAAAAATATCGACACATTCGACTTCTTTATCGGTTTAACAGATGCAAGTCAAAGCAATGTTAccaaaaaacattcatttagtCGTTGAAAAGGTTTTAAATGCGGTCAGTAATTCGCTCTTTAACAAACTACCAACAGCTCAATCACTTCCGTAAACCAAAACGTCCCTTGACGACCATAACGTCACTTCCGTTCGTTCGTCGTGTTGCCTTCAGGTGCAAAAGAAAGGTTTGTATTTACGCCGATTGTATCTGGTACTCAACCTGCTGCATTTTAAAAGTCTAACGCGACGTTTTGGTAATTTCTTATAGTAAGTAACGTACGTTTTGGTAAACAAGTTAAACGCggtaaataatttaaaatggtAAATAATAAACTGTACAGTCAGTTGACATCACATAATACTAATGCCAGTGATTTCAAAGCTATGGTCCAGAGGTTGAAGTACttaatattctactcaagttaaagtaacgctattttattaaagtaaaagtactggtctaacaATGTACTCTTAAAGTAAAAtggtagcttgtttaaaatgtattggtAAAGGTTActgagttactttttttaataaggTTGTGGTTGTGGGGACACTAAtatcacattaattgtttttaattaaaggcaaacctttacaaattaaagtgctgacaaaataaaatatgcaatatgggTCCAaatgggtcagaggtcactaattactttccacctctgctatGGTCATACACAGGGACAAATGTGTGTATCATCAGAATAagcggtgtagtgtggtctactaTTGTCACTGCCACTAAAACGGCACTCAACACCTACAAAAAGAGTATGCGCAATGTGAattttattacatatttaattactgtttttaatgaaaattggTCATCTCcactttttatttgaagaaaaagaGTTGATGTGCATTGTTATGCTGCAAACTTATTTGATTCGACTTATTTATTTGCAACCTGTTGCTTTGTAAATAATACTCAAATAATACTAGCACCTAACAACCAGTTGTAAACAGTTTTGATTTGGGGTTTTTTCCGGGTATTTGCAATGTGGATGTCGAGTCGAGAGGACTAGATTGTGTTGCTCATGTTTCCCATAGTCAGTGAATGCTTCATTGTTCTTCGGCCTCGGCACTAGTGGGCGCTGTCGTGCGGCTACTGAGACCAGAGTGATTCAGTGCAGAGATGACATCTAGAgtgacagaacagaacagaacaagaataaaacatttggaaaaacaacacaaatgtgatTGTTATTTACTGACTTTAAACTCTAAGAGAGAACAAACCCTGTGAGCTCTGACTGTCAGGATCCCACTGCTCTCCATGGACATGGTCACAGACACGGGGTCCACATCTGATGGCAGTGTGCACCGgtgtgaaaatgtatttgtgacTGTGCCATCTTTTCCCAGCTGCTTGGAagagatattattattattattataataaatatttttatttgaataaatatttgaGAAATCAAATCAGGAGGGGAGTGGACTGCCACATGGCGGAGTAATGGcttgcactgttgccttgcagcaaataCATCTGGGTTCATGACCTGGTACAAATGGGGgcctctgggttctccagtctcctcccacagtccaaaaaacatgcagaggttattGGACACTAAACTGACCacagatgtgagtgtgaatttgccctttgtcagctgggattagctccagcgacccatgaccctcatgtggaggatgaagcggtagaagatgaatgaatgaatgaatgaatgatcagGTGTGGGGACATTTTGCATCTTACAAACAGGACTGAAAGACGGAGATAATATTTGTAAAACAGGCCATAGATTGAGTGTAGTTTTACCTAATATTTCAGAATTGCATTCACTTTTATTCACATTTGAAGTTCTATATTCCAGCCAGAAAAcgtcacaggaggcagattgtTCTTGCATTATCTTTCAAACTagtcttgctgcaaaggcaagagctgCTCCAAAAGTCTGATGGTGTCAGGTCTGATTTTCCTCTCACATCCTGACTTTCAAAGACACTTGAAGACATTTGAGTTCTTGTGAACAGTGTTATAAAGCTGTTGTATACAGTTATGCCCAAAAAATGGGAATTTCACCCTTTGGTTCCAGAAGAAACTTCCCATAATTACGATCCTATGACATATATTTCACTCAGTTATGTTAAGAAGTAACCCCTTCCCTGTACGTGCTCTTTTGCAGTTCCTAAACTTTACTTAACTTTTACTTTAAAGACCAGGCCCCCCACTATGGCTCACCCTCTCAGCGTGGACCTCCAGCAGGTTGTTTGAGGATGTGATGATAACGTCCTCTGGCGAAAATTCGCTCACGTCCACTGTGAACTGAACTGCGTCCCCAACGACCTGGATCTTCCCCGTGGGATGTGAATGTCCTGTAAGACGTCATTTATGGCTCGTAAATTTAACAAAGAACTCAAATCAACAGGTTTTCTATTCTTCTCAAATCACGCTGTGTTCGACTGACCTGTGAATTTGTGTTCTCCAGTGCTCTGCTGAGGAGTCCATCCTGAACCTTCAGCCAAAGTTCTTCGACCTTTCTCCATGCGGGCAGAGGGAGTGACCTGTCCTTTACCGGCTGGACCTACAAACTAAGAGAGGTCATTCTAATCTAATGAATTGTTCTTTTGTCTCTGATAGAAATGTCACTGTACACCATATGGGCCTTTTATAGCCTACCAGGAGCTGGTGGGTGCCACGGGGTGTGGGTGTGGATGTGACCGACTCCCTGAGGTGACATGGATCGATGATATTTGCTGTTGTCCATTGTTG
Coding sequences within:
- the cplane2 gene encoding ciliogenesis and planar polarity effector 2, with the protein product MADVRPPAPGSVLVSDWHRCKESKEFFNKILHKKMRKNFGLLESPVMPPQVAVDTVHYKIFISGKSGVGKTALAARLAGLSIPNLHYETTGIETSVVYWPVKLKDSGRVLFFRLQLWDCGENALRRFDHLLPSCKEQVDAVLFLFSFTDRTSFDDLSNQIAKWMVPPVSPVVKLVVGTKFDLFMHCDVAERDVKLFQERWRLPLLRVGGEVSDGLGDVAPVLNCLAEQLWHQDCVTAGSTGIHTQETETLL
- the LOC131461365 gene encoding heat shock protein beta-7-like gives rise to the protein MEKGRRTLAEGSGWTPQQSTGEHKFTGHSHPTGKIQVVGDAVQFTVDVSEFSPEDVIITSSNNLLEVHAERLGKDGTVTNTFSHRCTLPSDVDPVSVTMSMESSGILTVRAHRMSSLH